The Bryobacteraceae bacterium genomic sequence CCGGTGTTCGACGAAGACTACATTGAGGAGATCCCCGCCGACACGGTGATCTTCGCGATCGGGCAGACAGCCGACCTCGAGTTCCTGAAGCCGGAAGACGGCGTCGCCACCGAGCGCGGCTTGATCAAGGTGAACCCGGAAACCTACCAGACCACCGCGCCCGACGTCTTCGCCTGCGGCGACGTCGCCCACGGCCCCCGTCTGTTCATCGACGCCGTAGCATCCGCGCAGGTGGCCGCGCGGTCAATGCACGATTTCCTCCGCGGCGTGCGGACCGATGTTGTCCTGCGGAAGCAATGGAAGCCCGCGTCTTACTCTATGATGGATGCGTGGCAGCGCACGCCTCGGGAAAACCCGCCGGCGCTCGAAAGCGAGAAGCGCCAGGCATCGATCGAGATCGTCGAACTTCCCTTCCCCGAAGAGGAAGCTCGGCGGCAGGGTGCGCGCTGTCTCCGCTGCAACGTAAACACGGTGTTCGACACCACGCTGTGTATCGCCTGCAACGGCTGCGTCGACGTCTGTCCGGAGAACCTCATCCGGCTCGTTGGCCTGAGCGGATTGGTCACCGATCCGCGCTGGCTCGACGACGTGGCCGAGGCGCTCGACCTCAGCCGGGACGAGGTGCAAGCCATGCCGGCCGAAGATCTCGACAGCTTCGGCGGCGTCATGATGAAGGACGAAACCACCTGTATCCGCTGCGCCATGTGCGCCTCGCGCTGCCCCACGCACGCCATCACCATGCAACAGTTCCAGTTCTCTTGGGAATGCGTGAACGTACCCACCCCGAACGACAAGCTCATCTTCAAAGCGGGGTAGCACTGTGACCGGGTTGTGGGCCGCCCTGTGGATGGCCTTCTCGCTCGGGCTGATGGCCAGCCTGCACTGCGCGCAGATGTGCGGCCCCATCGTCCTCGCCTACAGTATGCACACTCCGAAATGGCGGGCGCACTTCGCCTACAACGCCGGCCGGATCTTGACCTACTCCGCGTTGGGCGCGGTAGCGGGCGGACTCGGCGGAGCTGCCGCCATCGCCGGAGCCGGACGCTGGGTCGGCATGGCAACCGGCGTGCTCATGATTGTGGTTGGGCTGATGATGACTGGATATGTACCCAGCGCCGGAGGATTGGTGACCATTGGCGCAACTGATACAAATCTCTTAACCCGTTTGGCCGGGCCGCTCGTCCGTTCCTCGCGCGCGCTCGAGAAATTCGGGCTCGGCGTGTGCCTCGGATTTTTGCCGTGTGGCATGATTTGGGCGGCGTTGTTGCAGGCGGCGGGCGCGGGAAGCGCCTGGGAAGGAGCCGCGATGATGGCTGCGTTCGGATGCGGCACGGCTGGCTCCCTCCTCGCCACTGCGGCTTTTGCCCCACCGCTGCGGGCCATGCTCACCGGCTGGCTGGGCCGCCACAGCTCGCGGATCGGCGGCATCGGCATCATGGCCGCGGGAGCATGGGTGATCTGGCGCGCCTGGATGGTGGCGGCACAAGGAGCGGCGTGCCATGTCCACGGCGCCTAAGGACCTCGGCGTCAACAAGCCCCGCCCGCCGGCGAGAAAACGGCTGCCCGCTCTTCCTCCGCCGAAACACACGTTCCGTCAGCTCCGGAAGTCCATTCATCTCACCTGTTTCTTCATCTTCGTCGCGCTCCCGTTCTTCAACGTCATGCGGTTCGACATTCCGCGGCAACGGTTTTTCTTCGCCGGTCAGGAAATCTGGATCAACGAATTCGCCATCATCTTCTTCTCGCTGATGTTCTTGATGTTCGTCGTGGTTGCGATGGCGCTGCTCTACGGCCGAGTCTATTGCGGATACCTCTGTCCGCAGATGATCTTCAGCGAAGCGTCCTGGGAGCTCCAGGCCAAGCTCGGCAAGTGGGTGAACAAGAAGTTCGTCTCCTGGCCCGCGCCGAGGAAGAAGCTTGCCAGCGGCGCGATGTTCTACGGTATCCTGCTCGTCGCGAGCGTGTTCCTCGCCTTCGTGTTCACATCCTACTTCGTCGAGCCGCGGGATCTTCTGCGCCGTTTGATGTCGCTCGATATCGTAACCGCCGGCGGCATCACCGGAGCCGTCGTCACTGCCGTCGCTTTCCTCGATTTCGCCTTCGTCCGCCAGACCTTCTGCACCACTGTCTGCCCCTACGGGTATCTCCAGGGCATGCTCGTCGATAAGCAATCCCTCGTGGTTCAGTATCGCGATTCCACCCACGAGTGCATCGAGTGCAAGAAGTGCGTCCGCGTGTGCGGCATGGGGATCGACATCCGCGATTCGCCGCACCAGCTCGAATGCGTCCATTGCGGCGAGTGCATCGACGCCTGCATCGACGTGCTCCACCGCATCGGCCAGCCCGGCCTCATCCACTACGCCTGGGGCGAAGAGGGGGTGCTGATGAGCGACAAGAGTGAGCCTTGGTACCGCCGGCTGGGTCTGCGAGATCCCAAGCGCGTGGCGGTAATGGTCGTCCTATTGTTCTATCTCGGTGGGCTCACCACGGCGCTGTCGATGCGGCACAGTGTCCTCGTGCAGGTGCGGGCGGACCGGGCCGAAAAGCTCTACCAGATCACCGACAACGGCGAGATCGCCAACCGCTTCCGGCTCAAGATCGCCAACCGAGGCGGAGAGCCGGCCAGGGTCACCC encodes the following:
- a CDS encoding sulfite exporter TauE/SafE family protein — encoded protein: MTGLWAALWMAFSLGLMASLHCAQMCGPIVLAYSMHTPKWRAHFAYNAGRILTYSALGAVAGGLGGAAAIAGAGRWVGMATGVLMIVVGLMMTGYVPSAGGLVTIGATDTNLLTRLAGPLVRSSRALEKFGLGVCLGFLPCGMIWAALLQAAGAGSAWEGAAMMAAFGCGTAGSLLATAAFAPPLRAMLTGWLGRHSSRIGGIGIMAAGAWVIWRAWMVAAQGAACHVHGA
- a CDS encoding 4Fe-4S dicluster domain-containing protein, with protein sequence MSTAPKDLGVNKPRPPARKRLPALPPPKHTFRQLRKSIHLTCFFIFVALPFFNVMRFDIPRQRFFFAGQEIWINEFAIIFFSLMFLMFVVVAMALLYGRVYCGYLCPQMIFSEASWELQAKLGKWVNKKFVSWPAPRKKLASGAMFYGILLVASVFLAFVFTSYFVEPRDLLRRLMSLDIVTAGGITGAVVTAVAFLDFAFVRQTFCTTVCPYGYLQGMLVDKQSLVVQYRDSTHECIECKKCVRVCGMGIDIRDSPHQLECVHCGECIDACIDVLHRIGQPGLIHYAWGEEGVLMSDKSEPWYRRLGLRDPKRVAVMVVLLFYLGGLTTALSMRHSVLVQVRADRAEKLYQITDNGEIANRFRLKIANRGGEPARVTLAVEQLPGARLTPIPGEIPIEAGGAIEREFDVVAPLPESGDVHPFRILATAAPEGARNEFKLTFLTPPRSKK